Proteins from one Thermococcus sp. genomic window:
- the gcvPA gene encoding aminomethyl-transferring glycine dehydrogenase subunit GcvPA, which yields MGRHYLPNAAHKEELAREIGFTSVEELFSDVPKGMVKEFNLPEGKSEYEVFLELSEILSKNKTVLEMPSFLGAGTYFHYVPAHVKYLIERSEFLTSYTPYQPEISQGMLQALFEYQSLIAELVGLPIVNASMYDWGTAMAEAALMSARVTRKSKFIVPRALSPEKKRVLETYTAGPGLRIEYIDWNEGGQVSIEKLKEAVEGAAGVYIEIPNFFGLLEENIREIGGIAHDAGALFVVGVDPTILGIVEAPGELGADIVVGEAAYFGSPMNFGGPRAGIFAVRNDRKLIRQMPGRIIGMTKDAEGKRAFVMTLQTREQHIRRAKATSNICSNEALVAVAAAIHLATLGPKGLRELGEVILKNTSYLKKRLGEVAEIPFEGINFKDVLVRFEKPYREIHEALLERNIHGGYYLGEHFLELGNAALFAATETTRKEWVDALIEALKEVA from the coding sequence ATGGGAAGGCACTACCTCCCTAACGCCGCGCATAAGGAGGAGCTCGCCCGGGAGATCGGATTCACTTCGGTCGAGGAGCTCTTTTCGGACGTCCCTAAGGGAATGGTCAAAGAGTTCAACCTCCCAGAGGGAAAGAGCGAGTACGAGGTCTTTCTTGAGCTCAGCGAAATTCTCTCCAAAAACAAAACCGTCCTCGAGATGCCCAGTTTCCTCGGTGCGGGTACTTACTTCCATTACGTTCCGGCACACGTCAAGTACCTAATAGAGAGGAGTGAATTCCTCACCTCCTACACGCCTTACCAGCCCGAGATAAGCCAGGGCATGCTCCAGGCTCTCTTTGAATACCAGAGCCTCATAGCAGAGCTTGTCGGTCTGCCAATTGTGAATGCCTCAATGTACGACTGGGGGACGGCTATGGCTGAAGCGGCTTTGATGAGTGCCAGGGTGACCCGAAAGAGCAAGTTCATAGTTCCCAGGGCACTCAGCCCGGAGAAAAAGAGGGTTCTCGAAACCTATACTGCTGGGCCCGGACTCCGGATTGAGTACATCGACTGGAACGAAGGGGGGCAGGTGAGTATCGAAAAGCTCAAAGAGGCAGTTGAAGGAGCCGCTGGCGTTTACATCGAGATCCCCAACTTCTTCGGCCTTCTGGAGGAAAACATCAGGGAGATCGGCGGGATAGCCCATGATGCTGGGGCACTGTTTGTCGTCGGTGTTGACCCAACTATCCTCGGCATAGTTGAGGCACCCGGCGAGCTTGGAGCCGACATTGTCGTCGGAGAGGCCGCATACTTTGGAAGCCCGATGAACTTCGGTGGCCCCAGGGCCGGAATATTCGCCGTCAGAAATGACAGGAAGCTGATAAGACAGATGCCAGGAAGGATAATAGGAATGACCAAAGACGCCGAGGGGAAGAGGGCCTTCGTCATGACACTCCAGACCAGGGAGCAGCACATAAGACGTGCCAAGGCGACTTCGAACATCTGTTCAAACGAGGCCCTGGTGGCGGTTGCCGCGGCGATACACCTCGCGACCCTTGGCCCGAAGGGCCTCCGGGAGCTCGGAGAGGTCATCCTCAAGAACACCTCCTACCTCAAGAAGCGCCTGGGAGAGGTCGCCGAGATTCCCTTTGAGGGGATTAACTTCAAGGACGTTCTCGTGCGGTTCGAAAAGCCCTACAGGGAGATACATGAGGCCCTTCTTGAGAGGAACATCCACGGTGGCTATTACTTAGGAGAGCACTTCCTGGAGCTGGGCAACGCAGCGCTTTTTGCAGCCACAGAGACGACGAGAAAAGAGTGGGTCGATGCGCTCATAGAGGCCCTAAAGGAGGTGGCCTGA
- a CDS encoding HAD family hydrolase produces MIIAFDFDGTLADTYSCIEEAFKRALERRYRWLPLKGLWAKVLTRIENYFERPTFGSHRKTSKPPFFLRTKFFETWFEERAKLTRPLDDAPELLKRLREDGHTVISFSAEDFIDGMKVRRLKEMGIYDLFDDVIVFGREMTIDEAFRKVREKYGDDIFVWVDDKPWRFIGHGDENTEYVWYYFPFSAKFVEKNRERLALIPHLHVIRDLWSIFDVIERIKQERSS; encoded by the coding sequence ATGATAATCGCCTTCGACTTCGATGGGACACTGGCCGACACCTATTCGTGCATAGAGGAAGCCTTCAAAAGGGCCCTGGAGAGACGCTATCGCTGGCTTCCCTTGAAGGGTCTCTGGGCCAAGGTACTCACCAGGATCGAGAACTACTTTGAGAGGCCAACCTTTGGAAGCCACAGGAAGACCTCAAAGCCCCCGTTCTTCTTGAGGACAAAGTTTTTTGAAACCTGGTTCGAGGAGAGGGCGAAGCTAACCAGGCCCCTCGATGACGCCCCCGAACTGCTCAAACGGCTCAGAGAGGATGGGCACACGGTTATATCGTTCTCGGCCGAGGACTTCATTGACGGGATGAAGGTGCGCAGGCTCAAGGAGATGGGAATCTACGACCTCTTTGACGACGTTATCGTTTTCGGACGTGAGATGACGATAGACGAGGCCTTCAGGAAGGTCAGGGAAAAGTACGGGGACGATATATTTGTATGGGTGGACGACAAACCCTGGCGCTTCATAGGTCACGGAGACGAAAACACGGAGTACGTGTGGTACTACTTCCCCTTCAGCGCCAAGTTCGTTGAGAAGAACCGAGAGAGGCTCGCCCTGATACCGCACCTGCACGTGATACGGGATCTCTGGAGCATATTCGACGTGATAGAGAGGATAAAGCAGGAGCGCTCATCCTGA
- a CDS encoding metallophosphoesterase has protein sequence MRPVPLPGKALKLGDTLVVADLHLGYEVSMAREGFYLPRVFREVVVKLKSLIEREKPRVFVVDGDLKHSFVPEWREREELKAFVEEILPLVNELVLVRGNHDVGTLWLRELGVEVVDELEVGKWKLVHGHRLVDGERFIIGHEHPSIRLRDEVGALVKVPAFLMDERLIVLPAFSPWAYGNDVLREIVSPFLREYDLSDARVLVPLEDELLDFGRLGDLSRVLGSL, from the coding sequence ATGAGACCCGTGCCGCTCCCTGGGAAGGCGCTGAAACTCGGGGATACCCTGGTCGTAGCCGACCTACATCTCGGCTACGAGGTCAGCATGGCAAGGGAGGGCTTCTACCTGCCGAGGGTCTTCCGTGAGGTAGTTGTGAAGCTAAAATCCCTCATAGAGCGGGAGAAGCCAAGGGTTTTTGTCGTGGACGGCGATCTGAAGCACTCCTTTGTGCCCGAATGGAGGGAGAGGGAAGAGCTGAAGGCGTTCGTTGAGGAGATACTGCCCCTGGTTAATGAACTCGTCCTGGTGAGGGGGAACCACGACGTTGGGACGCTCTGGCTCAGGGAGCTGGGTGTTGAGGTCGTGGATGAACTCGAAGTGGGGAAGTGGAAGCTGGTTCACGGTCATAGACTCGTCGATGGGGAGCGATTTATAATAGGGCATGAACACCCATCAATACGGCTCCGCGATGAGGTGGGAGCGCTGGTCAAGGTTCCCGCCTTTCTGATGGACGAGAGGCTGATAGTTCTTCCCGCCTTCAGCCCCTGGGCATACGGAAACGACGTCCTCAGGGAGATAGTTTCACCGTTCCTCAGAGAGTATGATCTGTCCGATGCCAGGGTCTTAGTTCCTCTTGAGGACGAACTCCTGGACTTCGGTCGGCTGGGTGATTTGAGCAGGGTTTTGGGTTCACTTTGA
- a CDS encoding phospholipase — protein sequence MKKVLSLIIALLAVSGLVSAWPTNGPNLDDPMNVHQRLTYKAIEAVYNDNPQLGAILMQYKDQLLYGAYDEDWTGGSIEIGGKTYTIQSQYHFLDPMDHAELFTVALLGDPDTSAADMAQRLYEKAVQLWKQGDRAGAMYYLGRALHIIEDQGMLIGHQTPHLFEDLEQEKYVENAHDFVENQVSPTVADDILNNRVPLDLTPIKWWQIPQEKARFIQGYDIYLTDNENGHMSLSNGVAWAYADLAAHNSWRYMLYSTGKDINLWSEWGHLGSYFWTRTLRKGDWSVLKLEFKGASSITLVFKDIDMQNAYFKTLGYVEIYDKNWNLIARYAQDPNPLVDTSVTVPGDTVYIYTHVDSTAWLDSDVDGWAIRNIELHANFDVNAPSGFKTLDGREYTKVQWAVYETMQYNIRLLAGLMEKFFEDVGVSG from the coding sequence ATGAAGAAGGTTCTGTCCCTGATAATAGCGCTTTTGGCCGTTTCCGGACTGGTTTCGGCATGGCCGACCAACGGGCCAAACCTTGACGACCCGATGAACGTCCATCAGAGGCTGACCTACAAGGCGATTGAGGCAGTCTACAACGACAACCCCCAGCTCGGTGCGATCCTCATGCAGTACAAGGATCAGCTCCTCTATGGGGCGTACGATGAGGACTGGACTGGCGGGAGCATAGAGATAGGGGGTAAGACGTACACGATACAGAGCCAGTACCACTTCCTTGACCCCATGGATCATGCCGAGCTGTTCACCGTTGCCCTTCTCGGCGACCCTGACACCTCCGCCGCCGACATGGCCCAGAGGCTCTATGAAAAAGCCGTCCAGCTCTGGAAACAGGGCGACAGAGCCGGGGCGATGTACTACCTCGGCAGGGCGCTCCACATAATCGAAGACCAGGGCATGCTCATAGGCCACCAGACCCCTCACCTCTTCGAGGATCTTGAGCAGGAGAAGTACGTTGAGAACGCCCACGACTTCGTTGAGAATCAAGTCTCACCAACGGTCGCGGACGATATCCTCAACAACCGTGTCCCCCTCGACCTGACCCCGATAAAGTGGTGGCAGATACCCCAGGAAAAGGCCCGGTTCATACAGGGCTACGACATATACCTTACGGACAACGAGAACGGACACATGAGCCTCTCAAACGGCGTCGCCTGGGCCTACGCTGACCTCGCCGCCCACAACTCGTGGAGGTACATGCTCTATTCCACCGGAAAGGACATAAACCTGTGGAGCGAGTGGGGGCACCTCGGCAGCTACTTCTGGACGAGAACCCTCAGAAAGGGGGACTGGAGCGTCCTCAAGCTTGAGTTCAAGGGTGCCAGCTCAATAACCCTGGTCTTCAAGGACATAGATATGCAGAACGCCTACTTCAAGACCCTGGGCTACGTCGAGATTTACGACAAGAACTGGAACCTCATAGCGAGGTACGCCCAGGATCCGAACCCGCTCGTCGACACCAGCGTCACCGTCCCAGGGGACACCGTCTACATCTACACCCACGTTGACAGCACCGCATGGCTGGACAGTGACGTGGACGGCTGGGCCATCAGAAACATTGAGCTCCACGCGAACTTCGACGTCAACGCGCCGAGCGGCTTCAAGACCCTCGACGGGAGGGAGTACACCAAGGTCCAGTGGGCAGTCTACGAGACCATGCAGTACAACATCAGACTTCTCGCAGGCCTGATGGAGAAGTTCTTCGAGGATGTCGGCGTCTCAGGCTGA
- the gcvPB gene encoding aminomethyl-transferring glycine dehydrogenase subunit GcvPB, whose translation MFRQAKWSEPLIFELSREGRVGYTMPEPIEDVSVEIPEKLKRKSPLNLPQLSEPEVVKHYTRLSEMNYGVDNGIYPLGSCTMKYNPKINEEMAGHPGVAYIHPYQDERTVQGALRVMWELERWLKEITGMDRFTLQPAAGANGEFTGVMIIRAYHLDRGDTQRTEMLVPDSAHGTNPASAAMAGFKVVEIPSNKNGTVDLEALENAVSERTAGLMLTNPNTLGIFEDEILEIAKIVHKAGGLLYYDGANLNAVLGKVRPGDMGFDVVHLNLHKTFSTPHGGGGPGSGPVGVKEFLKDYLPVPLVGYDEENDRYYLDYNVPKSIGKVKELYGNFAVMVRALTYLKIMGREGLKEVSEIAVLNANYLTQKLKGTRGYELPHKELRKHEVVFSAEPMKKETGVKALDVAKRLLDFGLHAPTIYFPLIVHEALMIEPTETVSKEELDAYIDALKRISEEAYSNPEVVKSAPHNTAVKRVDDVLAAKRPIITWRMYRELKEKGEVDI comes from the coding sequence ATGTTCCGCCAGGCTAAGTGGAGCGAACCGCTCATCTTCGAACTTTCCCGTGAGGGAAGGGTCGGCTATACAATGCCGGAGCCTATTGAGGACGTCAGCGTCGAGATTCCTGAAAAGCTGAAGAGAAAGAGCCCCCTAAACCTTCCCCAGCTGAGCGAGCCCGAGGTGGTTAAACACTACACGCGCCTGAGCGAGATGAACTACGGCGTCGATAACGGCATCTACCCGCTCGGCTCGTGCACCATGAAGTACAACCCCAAGATCAACGAGGAGATGGCCGGCCATCCGGGAGTAGCTTACATCCACCCCTACCAGGACGAGAGAACCGTCCAGGGAGCGCTAAGGGTAATGTGGGAGCTTGAGAGATGGCTCAAAGAGATAACCGGGATGGACCGCTTCACCCTCCAGCCGGCGGCCGGAGCTAACGGGGAGTTCACAGGGGTCATGATAATCCGCGCCTACCACCTCGACAGGGGGGACACCCAGAGGACGGAGATGCTCGTGCCGGATTCTGCCCACGGAACGAACCCCGCGAGTGCGGCGATGGCGGGCTTCAAGGTCGTCGAGATACCCTCCAACAAGAACGGAACCGTTGACCTTGAGGCTCTGGAGAACGCCGTGAGCGAGAGGACGGCAGGACTGATGCTGACAAACCCCAACACCCTCGGCATCTTCGAGGACGAGATACTGGAGATAGCGAAGATAGTCCACAAAGCGGGAGGGCTTCTCTACTACGATGGAGCAAACCTCAACGCCGTCCTTGGAAAGGTGCGGCCGGGGGACATGGGCTTCGACGTCGTGCACCTCAACCTCCACAAGACATTCTCGACCCCGCACGGCGGAGGCGGTCCCGGAAGCGGGCCTGTTGGTGTTAAGGAATTCCTCAAGGACTACCTTCCTGTCCCTCTCGTCGGTTATGACGAAGAAAACGACCGCTACTACCTTGACTACAACGTGCCGAAGAGCATCGGCAAGGTCAAGGAGCTCTACGGCAACTTCGCGGTGATGGTTAGGGCATTAACGTACCTCAAAATAATGGGCAGGGAAGGCCTCAAGGAGGTCAGCGAGATAGCGGTGCTGAACGCAAACTACCTCACCCAGAAGCTGAAGGGGACTAGGGGCTACGAACTACCTCACAAGGAGCTCAGGAAGCACGAGGTTGTGTTCAGCGCCGAGCCGATGAAGAAGGAGACGGGAGTCAAGGCCCTTGACGTGGCGAAGAGGCTCCTCGACTTCGGCCTCCATGCGCCAACCATCTACTTCCCGCTGATAGTGCACGAGGCTCTCATGATAGAGCCTACCGAAACTGTTAGCAAGGAGGAGCTCGACGCCTACATCGATGCCCTGAAGAGGATAAGTGAGGAAGCCTACAGCAACCCAGAGGTCGTCAAGAGCGCTCCCCACAACACAGCGGTGAAGAGGGTGGACGATGTCCTGGCCGCCAAGAGGCCAATAATAACCTGGCGCATGTACAGGGAGTTGAAGGAGAAGGGAGAGGTTGATATCTAA
- a CDS encoding PrsW family intramembrane metalloprotease, whose translation MDFLSAIVFFAYAPALVILWYFYHADRYEPEPRKYVVGTFILGGTLSVGIAYFLESILTLGGIVQPVLPLTAFYVALVAGIVEEPAKALAIRWPFKAGQMDGIMDGLVYGVAAGLGFAATENFLYGLGYGVSVTIVRAFLTPFAHGAWSAVIGVGYGMKAEGKITSVKPYFLLAMLLHFIWDYYAFLSREVPAYNIILILLILVNLAILRYFMIMGQAEDVGRLWYYWFKRRDEM comes from the coding sequence ATGGACTTCCTGAGTGCAATAGTGTTCTTTGCATATGCTCCCGCTCTGGTGATACTCTGGTACTTCTACCACGCCGATAGATACGAGCCCGAACCGAGGAAGTACGTGGTGGGGACGTTCATACTTGGAGGGACACTCTCAGTTGGAATTGCATATTTCCTGGAGAGTATCCTTACCCTGGGCGGTATCGTGCAGCCAGTCCTTCCACTGACGGCGTTTTACGTTGCCCTCGTGGCAGGAATCGTTGAGGAACCTGCCAAGGCGCTGGCAATAAGGTGGCCATTCAAAGCGGGACAGATGGACGGTATAATGGACGGCCTCGTTTACGGTGTCGCGGCAGGCCTGGGGTTTGCCGCCACAGAGAACTTTCTCTACGGCCTGGGATACGGTGTCTCGGTGACCATTGTGAGGGCTTTCCTGACACCATTCGCGCACGGTGCATGGAGTGCAGTCATAGGTGTCGGCTATGGTATGAAGGCCGAAGGAAAGATAACCTCCGTTAAGCCATACTTCCTCCTCGCGATGCTTCTCCACTTCATCTGGGACTACTACGCCTTCCTGAGCCGCGAGGTGCCCGCGTACAACATAATCCTGATACTGCTGATACTCGTGAACCTTGCGATACTCCGCTACTTCATGATAATGGGTCAGGCAGAGGACGTTGGCAGACTGTGGTACTACTGGTTCAAAAGGAGGGATGAGATGTGA